A single genomic interval of Persephonella atlantica harbors:
- the coaBC gene encoding bifunctional phosphopantothenoylcysteine decarboxylase/phosphopantothenate--cysteine ligase CoaBC yields MLLKNKKILIGITGSIAAYKACEIVRHLQKKGAQVRVCMTPSATEFVGSLTFRALTGEDVLIDWKDGKTGLEHIFWARWADSFVIAPATANTIAKVRTGIADSFLTSVALAYDKSIVFAPAMNTQMYRSNQTQENINILRKWGHLFVEPSEGELACGEEGEGKLAEVEDIETVVLKSILPQYLKNKKVLITAGGTREYFDPIRYISNASSGQMGYALTKIAYAMGGDVTLISAPTNLKKPYGITVVDVISAEDMYREVIKRAEKADVIIMNAAVADFRPESFSREKLKKSKEKSVVHLKPNPDILKKLGEIKKKDQILIGFAAESTDVIENAKDKLIRKNLDYIIANELDVFSKKIHRGWIINRRGDITEIPEMDKESSAFLILEKIFKR; encoded by the coding sequence ATGCTACTAAAAAATAAAAAAATACTAATCGGTATAACAGGTTCAATAGCTGCATACAAAGCCTGTGAAATAGTTAGACATCTGCAAAAAAAAGGAGCACAAGTAAGGGTATGTATGACTCCTTCAGCAACAGAGTTTGTTGGAAGTTTAACTTTCAGAGCACTTACAGGAGAAGATGTATTAATAGACTGGAAAGACGGCAAAACAGGTCTGGAGCACATATTCTGGGCACGGTGGGCTGACAGCTTTGTTATTGCTCCTGCAACAGCAAACACAATAGCAAAGGTAAGGACAGGTATAGCAGACAGCTTTCTAACATCAGTAGCTCTTGCTTACGACAAGAGTATAGTGTTTGCTCCAGCAATGAATACACAGATGTACAGGTCTAATCAGACACAGGAAAATATAAACATCTTGAGGAAGTGGGGTCATCTATTTGTAGAGCCTTCAGAGGGAGAACTGGCATGTGGTGAAGAAGGAGAAGGAAAACTGGCAGAAGTGGAAGATATTGAAACAGTAGTACTGAAATCTATACTCCCTCAGTATCTAAAAAATAAAAAAGTCCTTATAACTGCAGGAGGAACAAGAGAGTATTTTGATCCCATAAGGTACATATCCAACGCATCCTCTGGCCAGATGGGTTATGCTCTTACAAAAATCGCTTATGCAATGGGTGGTGATGTGACCCTCATATCAGCACCAACAAACCTGAAAAAACCTTATGGAATAACAGTAGTAGATGTTATATCAGCAGAAGATATGTACAGGGAAGTCATCAAAAGGGCAGAAAAAGCAGATGTTATAATAATGAATGCAGCAGTCGCAGATTTTAGACCAGAAAGTTTTAGCAGAGAAAAACTGAAAAAATCCAAAGAGAAATCTGTCGTACATCTCAAACCTAACCCTGACATACTGAAAAAATTGGGAGAGATAAAGAAAAAAGATCAGATACTAATAGGGTTTGCTGCAGAAAGCACAGATGTTATTGAGAATGCGAAGGATAAACTCATTAGAAAAAATCTTGATTACATAATTGCAAATGAACTGGATGTGTTCAGTAAAAAGATACACAGAGGCTGGATTATTAACAGAAGAGGTGATATTACAGAAATCCCTGAAATGGACAAAGAAAGCTCAGCCTTCCTTATATTAGAAAAAATATTTAAGAGGTGA
- a CDS encoding cation:proton antiporter regulatory subunit, translated as MEFKETDLPGIGKKYSIITSSGDKITVIMHITGKREIFVFEPDDYDEPSCDVVLSEEEANQLGSVLMGAYYRPEQEKEKEVLIENLAIEWIKVPQSSPLTEKSIKEADIRKRSGVTVIAIIKKDKTIINPRPDEIISAGDTLVVVGTREQVENFIREFGLNA; from the coding sequence ATGGAGTTTAAAGAGACAGACCTTCCGGGAATTGGTAAGAAATACTCAATAATCACATCATCGGGAGACAAAATCACCGTTATAATGCATATTACAGGTAAAAGAGAAATATTTGTGTTTGAACCTGACGATTATGACGAACCTTCCTGTGATGTTGTCCTTTCTGAGGAAGAAGCCAATCAGCTTGGTTCTGTTCTTATGGGAGCATACTACAGACCAGAGCAGGAAAAAGAAAAAGAGGTACTGATAGAAAATTTAGCCATCGAATGGATAAAAGTACCCCAGAGCTCTCCTCTGACAGAAAAAAGTATTAAAGAGGCAGACATAAGGAAAAGATCTGGCGTCACGGTTATAGCTATAATAAAAAAGGATAAAACGATAATAAATCCCAGACCAGATGAGATAATTTCTGCAGGAGATACACTCGTTGTTGTAGGAACAAGGGAACAGGTTGAGAACTTCATCAGGGAGTTTGGTCTGAATGCATGA
- a CDS encoding cation:proton antiporter, whose protein sequence is MHETFPFLMLFGFLNLALFVAGVLGKIFRFPPIIFYILAGVVLGSFIHAEKAIEIFSEIGIVLLFFYLGLEFNLQRAMSTAKKIWSIGLLDLFFNFFLIFSMMMMMGFDLFTSILAGGVAYASSSAITTKIIVDNRRIANPETELILGLMVFEDIAAPVLLAVIAAMSMGIEPSITSLGIIFLKISAVFLFSILVAYYMKDIIARFIDRFINEEVFTLFSIGGLIFFAGFTQYLGLSEALGAFLMGMIVSESGKSHEIEKTMFTIRDLAVAIFFFLFGAGIQFGGEFSPKMILALILMVILSIIGKFLTGFIGGLIYGLSKRKSLETGFSIINRGEFSVVMSKFSPSVMVPFIGVYVFIMAFIGIILAQYAPKLSNLIIPKKKKKKKRKVVDEAVAE, encoded by the coding sequence ATGCATGAGACTTTTCCTTTTTTAATGTTATTCGGATTCTTAAATCTCGCACTTTTTGTAGCTGGTGTTCTGGGAAAGATTTTTAGGTTTCCTCCTATCATTTTCTATATACTGGCCGGTGTTGTACTGGGTAGCTTCATACATGCTGAAAAAGCCATTGAGATTTTTAGTGAGATAGGGATTGTTCTCCTTTTTTTCTATCTGGGTCTTGAGTTTAATCTTCAAAGAGCAATGTCTACCGCAAAGAAGATATGGTCTATTGGACTTCTTGACCTGTTTTTTAACTTTTTCCTAATTTTCTCCATGATGATGATGATGGGATTTGATCTTTTCACTTCTATTCTGGCAGGAGGTGTTGCCTATGCATCATCCTCTGCAATCACTACAAAAATTATCGTTGACAACCGCAGAATTGCAAACCCTGAAACAGAACTTATTTTAGGACTGATGGTGTTTGAAGATATAGCTGCTCCTGTACTGCTGGCAGTAATTGCTGCAATGTCAATGGGAATTGAACCGTCCATAACATCATTAGGAATCATTTTTCTGAAAATATCAGCTGTTTTCCTGTTTTCTATCCTGGTTGCATACTATATGAAAGACATTATAGCCCGTTTTATTGATAGATTTATAAATGAGGAAGTATTTACGCTGTTTTCCATAGGAGGTTTGATATTCTTTGCAGGATTTACGCAGTATCTGGGACTTTCAGAAGCTCTTGGGGCATTTCTGATGGGTATGATTGTTTCAGAATCGGGAAAATCTCATGAGATAGAAAAGACAATGTTCACAATCAGAGACCTTGCTGTTGCGATATTTTTCTTTCTGTTTGGTGCAGGGATACAGTTTGGAGGAGAGTTTTCCCCAAAAATGATATTAGCCCTCATCCTTATGGTAATCTTATCCATAATAGGCAAGTTTTTAACAGGGTTTATAGGAGGTCTTATATATGGCTTATCAAAAAGAAAATCACTCGAGACGGGATTTTCCATCATAAACAGAGGTGAATTTTCTGTTGTAATGTCAAAGTTTTCTCCATCTGTTATGGTTCCATTTATAGGTGTTTATGTTTTTATCATGGCTTTTATAGGAATAATCTTAGCCCAGTATGCACCAAAACTGTCTAATCTGATAATACCTAAGAAAAAGAAGAAAAAGAAAAGGAAAGTCGTTGATGAAGCAGTTGCCGAATGA
- the epmA gene encoding elongation factor P--(R)-beta-lysine ligase, giving the protein MKQLPNDIYRAKHTVIKAIRNYFEKTGSIEVFTPYLNKFPNLDPNIYPVECTVEKSDGKKITAYLHTSPEYNMKKLLSKIKHDIHQICHVFRNFEGSDRHTVEFMMLEWYRLGYNLEDLMEDSKNIFIETALSLSGKPAVSFRGREYNIEKWEKITVDEAFYRYTGIYPDDFEGLVRFLKNSPTHHCISNDYETVFYTVYAFYVEPKLGIEKPTFIYDYPPQFSALAKIENGKGKRFEAYIGGVELINGYYEINNTTELRKRLEKDRNEKAKKGREYPVDEEFINSCKNIPEFSGASLGIDRLLMVLLNKEKIHEVQGLNWI; this is encoded by the coding sequence ATGAAGCAGTTGCCGAATGATATATATAGAGCAAAACACACAGTTATCAAAGCTATCAGGAACTACTTTGAAAAAACAGGAAGTATAGAGGTCTTTACCCCTTATCTGAATAAATTCCCTAATTTAGACCCGAATATTTATCCAGTAGAGTGCACTGTTGAAAAATCTGACGGCAAAAAGATTACTGCCTACCTACATACATCCCCAGAATACAACATGAAAAAACTACTCTCCAAAATAAAGCATGACATACACCAGATATGCCATGTATTCAGGAATTTCGAAGGTTCAGACAGACATACAGTTGAGTTTATGATGCTTGAATGGTACAGATTAGGGTACAACCTTGAAGATCTGATGGAAGACAGTAAAAATATTTTTATAGAAACAGCACTGTCTCTGTCTGGCAAACCTGCTGTATCATTCAGAGGAAGGGAATACAACATTGAGAAATGGGAAAAGATAACTGTTGATGAAGCATTTTACAGATATACAGGGATTTACCCGGATGATTTTGAAGGTCTTGTTCGATTTCTTAAAAACTCACCTACACATCACTGTATAAGCAATGATTATGAAACTGTTTTTTACACTGTTTACGCCTTTTATGTTGAACCTAAACTGGGAATAGAAAAACCAACCTTTATATATGACTACCCTCCTCAATTTTCTGCCCTTGCAAAGATTGAAAATGGCAAAGGAAAGCGATTTGAGGCTTACATAGGAGGAGTTGAACTCATCAATGGATATTACGAAATAAATAACACTACAGAGCTGAGGAAAAGACTGGAGAAAGATAGAAACGAAAAGGCAAAAAAAGGCAGAGAATACCCTGTCGATGAAGAATTTATAAACAGTTGCAAAAATATACCGGAATTTAGCGGTGCTTCCCTTGGTATTGACAGACTCCTTATGGTCTTATTAAATAAAGAAAAAATTCATGAAGTCCAGGGTTTAAATTGGATATAG
- a CDS encoding ion transporter, with product MINKRKRFFPKKRFKTFKIWVYNILENENSIYNQLYNVFALFLIITSTIGIFIELLNLEIKIPPDLKLFLDDYEIIVLWFFVVEYVARWWAISDFSTDFQRGFSNKKCKNYLHKLWCGIKEGLKPKLQWMKTPYAIIDLLAILPIIRPLRAIRILRILRILKIVRYGTAIKSIFGALKEEGYLFGIIFTLLFLWIVTFSQLVYIVEYHHGNTDMFKSMWHAIYWGIVTISTVGFGDIHPVSDAGRFLTSIMISGGVVIVATMTGAFSAALVNRLLVLKEGELKMEKLEKHIVICGWNETAEEIVEQIINLKIDKEKPVVIVTNVPKKEFEIELPRDIFYKKGDFIHEHILLEVGIDKAEHVVIVAEREEGLSERNIDARTALATMLVKNLNPDANIYVEVLLDEDADIFTKRINIKEIIIHGQIIGKIMFSSILNPGATTLMKSLVDKEKGIQKVKVEDVGKFESFGNLLSYARQYNYLPIAIEREGETIINPPDDFPVRDTDYVFFLPSGA from the coding sequence GTGATAAATAAAAGAAAAAGATTTTTCCCAAAAAAAAGATTTAAAACATTCAAGATATGGGTTTACAATATCTTAGAAAATGAAAACAGCATATACAACCAACTATACAATGTCTTTGCCCTTTTTCTTATCATAACATCAACAATAGGAATATTTATTGAACTTCTTAACTTAGAAATCAAAATACCCCCTGACCTAAAGCTGTTTCTGGATGATTATGAAATCATAGTCCTGTGGTTTTTTGTTGTTGAGTACGTTGCGCGGTGGTGGGCAATATCAGATTTTTCCACAGATTTTCAGAGGGGATTTTCCAATAAGAAGTGTAAAAACTACCTGCATAAACTGTGGTGCGGTATAAAGGAAGGTTTAAAACCAAAACTGCAGTGGATGAAAACCCCCTACGCTATTATAGATCTTCTTGCTATCCTGCCAATAATCAGGCCCCTCAGGGCTATAAGAATACTCAGAATTCTCAGAATACTGAAAATAGTCCGTTACGGAACAGCAATAAAAAGTATATTTGGAGCATTAAAAGAAGAGGGATACCTATTTGGTATTATATTCACACTTCTTTTCCTCTGGATAGTAACATTTTCTCAGCTTGTTTACATTGTAGAGTACCATCATGGAAATACCGATATGTTCAAATCCATGTGGCACGCAATATACTGGGGAATTGTTACCATATCAACAGTTGGTTTTGGTGATATCCATCCTGTCTCAGATGCTGGAAGATTTTTAACTTCCATCATGATAAGTGGAGGTGTTGTTATCGTTGCAACAATGACAGGTGCCTTTTCTGCTGCTCTTGTAAATAGATTACTTGTCTTAAAGGAGGGAGAGTTAAAGATGGAAAAGTTAGAAAAACATATCGTTATATGCGGATGGAATGAAACGGCAGAAGAGATTGTAGAGCAGATAATAAACCTTAAAATAGATAAAGAAAAACCTGTTGTAATAGTTACTAATGTCCCGAAAAAAGAGTTTGAGATAGAACTTCCAAGGGATATCTTTTATAAAAAAGGAGATTTTATACATGAGCATATTCTTCTGGAGGTTGGTATAGATAAAGCCGAACATGTTGTGATTGTTGCAGAAAGGGAAGAGGGACTGTCAGAGAGAAACATTGATGCACGAACAGCCCTTGCTACAATGCTGGTTAAAAACCTAAATCCTGATGCAAACATATATGTGGAGGTTCTTTTAGACGAAGATGCAGACATTTTTACAAAAAGAATTAATATAAAAGAGATTATTATTCATGGACAGATTATCGGAAAGATAATGTTCTCAAGTATACTTAATCCCGGTGCAACAACCCTTATGAAAAGCCTCGTTGACAAAGAAAAAGGAATACAGAAAGTAAAAGTAGAGGATGTTGGAAAATTTGAGAGCTTTGGAAATCTACTTTCATATGCAAGACAGTACAACTACCTTCCTATAGCAATTGAAAGGGAAGGAGAAACTATAATCAATCCACCAGATGACTTTCCTGTAAGGGATACAGATTATGTGTTCTTTTTACCTTCGGGAGCATAG
- a CDS encoding uroporphyrinogen-III synthase, giving the protein MKKVIITREKKQGEKTARLLEKYGLEAVIFPTIKFEPLSFPVEKIKKADVVIFSSQNGVRFFMEQFSPDLLKEKVIIATGEKTGEKLKEYGIKEYILPDRYDSSGVAQLIKKSKKMKGKRIALIRPLEGLDTTVKIVGEYAKVETVPVYRTVINIPENREEVKKRIHSGEIDYIVFSSPSTFINFTKIFPQEWRNLLKILKIGVIGKTTAKALEEKGIKPDIIPEKFTMEELAKKIRQQADPD; this is encoded by the coding sequence ATGAAAAAGGTAATAATAACGAGAGAAAAAAAGCAAGGAGAAAAAACAGCCAGACTATTGGAGAAGTATGGTTTAGAAGCTGTTATATTCCCTACTATAAAATTTGAACCGTTAAGTTTTCCTGTAGAAAAGATAAAAAAAGCAGATGTGGTTATCTTCAGTAGTCAAAATGGTGTCAGATTCTTCATGGAGCAATTTTCTCCAGATCTTCTGAAAGAAAAAGTTATAATCGCAACAGGTGAGAAAACAGGAGAAAAACTGAAAGAATACGGCATAAAAGAATACATCCTGCCAGATAGGTACGACAGCAGTGGAGTGGCACAGCTGATAAAAAAAAGTAAAAAAATGAAAGGTAAAAGGATTGCTCTGATACGTCCCCTTGAGGGACTTGATACAACCGTAAAAATAGTTGGAGAATATGCAAAGGTTGAGACTGTTCCTGTTTACAGAACTGTTATAAACATTCCTGAAAATAGAGAAGAAGTTAAAAAAAGAATACATTCAGGGGAGATAGATTATATTGTTTTTTCAAGTCCATCAACATTTATCAACTTTACAAAAATATTTCCTCAGGAATGGAGGAATCTTTTAAAGATATTAAAGATAGGAGTAATAGGAAAAACCACAGCAAAAGCCCTTGAAGAGAAGGGCATAAAACCCGATATAATTCCTGAAAAATTTACAATGGAGGAGCTGGCCAAAAAAATCAGGCAACAAGCTGACCCTGATTAA
- the lpxC gene encoding UDP-3-O-acyl-N-acetylglucosamine deacetylase, protein MLCIKQRTIKREVEIKGIGLHTGEYVSLKLYPANSYDGINFVRNGTVIPAFIDYATGFEFSTTLSKDGINVKTVEHLMAALYFTGIDNLFIEIDAEEVPILDGSAIQFIDRIKEAGIQILSDEKLYAVLKKEIKLKDGDKFITGKPSDGTFITYHAHYNNRIIGNRKYTYSNLKKDFENIALARTYCFLEEVEYLRKNGLAKGGSLDNAVVFEGDNVLNPEGLRFEDEPVKHKLLDLIGDLYLLGFPLIGEIYSFKGGHRLNASFVRRLVKEKAFEVKYSTEIDIFNQGQLVA, encoded by the coding sequence ATGCTGTGTATAAAACAGAGAACAATCAAAAGAGAGGTTGAGATAAAGGGCATAGGTCTTCACACAGGGGAGTATGTATCGCTAAAACTGTACCCTGCAAACTCCTATGATGGGATAAACTTTGTGAGGAATGGCACTGTTATCCCTGCTTTCATTGATTATGCGACAGGCTTTGAATTTTCCACAACACTGTCAAAGGATGGTATAAACGTTAAAACTGTTGAACATCTTATGGCAGCTCTTTACTTTACAGGTATAGATAATCTGTTTATAGAAATTGATGCTGAGGAAGTTCCTATATTGGATGGTAGTGCAATACAGTTTATTGACAGGATAAAAGAGGCAGGTATACAGATCCTTAGTGATGAGAAGCTGTATGCCGTTTTAAAGAAAGAGATAAAGCTGAAAGATGGAGACAAGTTTATTACAGGTAAACCTTCCGACGGTACTTTCATAACCTATCATGCCCATTACAATAACAGGATTATTGGGAACAGAAAGTATACCTATTCAAACCTGAAGAAAGATTTTGAGAATATAGCCCTTGCAAGAACTTACTGTTTTTTAGAAGAGGTGGAATACCTCCGTAAAAATGGTCTTGCAAAGGGTGGTTCACTTGACAATGCTGTTGTTTTTGAGGGAGATAATGTTCTTAACCCTGAAGGTTTAAGGTTTGAAGATGAGCCAGTCAAACATAAACTGTTAGACCTTATTGGAGACCTCTATCTCTTAGGTTTTCCACTGATTGGAGAAATATATTCATTTAAAGGTGGACACAGACTTAATGCATCTTTTGTAAGAAGGCTCGTTAAAGAGAAAGCTTTTGAGGTAAAATACTCGACAGAGATAGACATTTTTAATCAGGGTCAGCTTGTTGCCTGA
- a CDS encoding DUF86 domain-containing protein: protein MIDVQFLNDKASKMNLFLKKVEKIISMGKDSFISTPMYPDRTQYYLISAYNELEEIACHLLKEITGEKSKGNCVRKLSEEQIFSEKINRVLSDFSKYIADIMENRNSYSPEELFITAREIVKILRERFIKELAGVVKEIKEREPKLSVPVNLRKIQTHAKAVKSSVRKISNFLNFPKEEFINTPLFIDRARYFSVVLIDSSLWICRHILRKSGKKPRKDCFKQLVEEGIISEETEKHISQIAQLREVFADPSTEFDSEKLYRLLKENISHFLNFISEISRYLVKGRS from the coding sequence ATGATAGATGTCCAGTTTCTTAACGATAAAGCATCAAAAATGAACCTGTTCCTGAAAAAGGTAGAAAAGATAATCTCAATGGGAAAAGACAGTTTTATCTCAACACCCATGTATCCGGATAGAACCCAGTACTATCTTATATCTGCATACAATGAGTTAGAAGAGATTGCATGCCACCTGCTAAAGGAGATAACAGGAGAAAAATCAAAAGGAAACTGTGTCAGAAAACTATCTGAGGAACAGATATTCTCAGAAAAGATAAATCGTGTTTTAAGCGACTTTTCAAAATATATAGCAGATATAATGGAAAACAGAAACAGTTACTCCCCTGAAGAACTTTTTATAACTGCAAGAGAAATAGTAAAAATCCTCAGAGAAAGATTTATAAAAGAGCTTGCCGGTGTCGTAAAAGAAATAAAAGAAAGGGAGCCTAAGCTCTCTGTTCCGGTTAATCTAAGAAAAATTCAGACTCATGCAAAAGCTGTAAAGTCTTCTGTCAGAAAGATATCTAACTTTTTAAATTTCCCAAAGGAAGAGTTTATAAACACACCTCTATTTATCGATAGGGCAAGATATTTTTCTGTTGTTCTAATCGACAGTAGTCTGTGGATATGCAGACATATCCTAAGAAAATCAGGAAAAAAACCCAGAAAAGACTGCTTTAAACAGCTGGTAGAAGAAGGGATTATATCTGAGGAAACTGAGAAGCATATATCCCAGATTGCACAGCTGAGGGAAGTATTTGCTGACCCTTCCACAGAATTTGATTCCGAAAAACTGTACAGATTACTAAAAGAGAATATTTCTCATTTTTTAAACTTTATATCAGAAATATCACGATACCTTGTTAAAGGAAGGTCTTGA
- a CDS encoding ABC transporter ATP-binding protein, with protein MRNVKEDGKPVLSIRNLKVSFRIEDKTIDALKGISLEIKRGEIVALVGESGSGKSVTCLSIMGLLPVYGEVSGSILFRYNGRQVNLLSLSEKEKRKIRGNLISMVFQEPSAVLNPLLTVGEQIAETVKAHRNVSKEEAKRIAIRSMEMVRIPDADRRFYQYPHELSGGLKQRVVIASGIANNPAILLADEPTTALDVTVSAQILKLFKDLKEKMGLSVLLITHDLGIVAEIADRVFVIYRGEIVEGGDVFQIFDSPQHPYTKKLLSSRPSFNKVS; from the coding sequence ATGAGAAACGTGAAGGAGGACGGTAAACCCGTCCTTTCTATCAGAAATCTGAAAGTTTCTTTTCGTATAGAGGATAAAACCATTGATGCATTAAAGGGAATATCTCTTGAGATAAAAAGGGGAGAGATTGTTGCACTTGTTGGAGAATCTGGTTCAGGTAAAAGTGTTACCTGCCTTTCTATAATGGGCCTTCTTCCTGTCTATGGGGAAGTGTCAGGGAGTATCCTTTTCAGGTATAACGGCAGACAGGTGAATCTCCTTTCCCTCTCTGAGAAAGAAAAAAGAAAGATAAGGGGAAATCTTATATCAATGGTTTTTCAGGAACCTTCTGCAGTCTTAAATCCACTTTTAACTGTTGGAGAGCAGATAGCTGAGACAGTAAAAGCCCACAGGAATGTTTCAAAAGAGGAAGCAAAAAGAATAGCTATTCGTTCTATGGAAATGGTAAGAATTCCGGATGCTGATAGACGTTTCTACCAGTATCCCCACGAACTTTCAGGGGGATTGAAGCAAAGGGTGGTAATTGCTTCAGGTATAGCAAATAATCCAGCCATTTTACTTGCAGATGAACCAACTACAGCCCTTGATGTAACAGTTTCTGCTCAGATATTGAAACTTTTTAAAGACCTTAAAGAAAAGATGGGTCTGTCGGTTCTCCTTATTACACATGATCTTGGTATCGTTGCAGAAATTGCAGATAGGGTTTTTGTAATATACAGAGGAGAGATTGTTGAGGGAGGAGATGTATTCCAGATTTTTGATTCTCCTCAGCATCCATATACAAAGAAACTCTTAAGCTCAAGACCTTCCTTTAACAAGGTATCGTGA
- a CDS encoding DsbC family protein, whose product MRVFISLFVAIMVLVIPSFSSQCLSQKEITVKKVKNVLEPVLGGAKVVSVRKSPVKDIFEVVIEARGRKIPVYIDCSLNFLITGEIIDLKAKKSITRERARQLAKEQTEEKMAKLEKVLGKEKVEKLKKALGERFTDIKIVDLKKVPKKYLFAYGNPAAKMTVYVVTDPECPFCAKFDTQMQEVLKSRNDVKFEVILFPLPFHKYAQKIVQRIVCEKSIDKKKKILEESFKAVRNRDEKQLEKLGKECEEGKKAIEKHFAFGSEAGIGGTPTLIFPYGIMISGWMTADQINKVLDALK is encoded by the coding sequence ATGAGAGTATTTATTTCTCTGTTTGTTGCTATTATGGTTTTGGTAATTCCGTCATTTTCTTCACAGTGCCTTTCACAGAAGGAAATAACTGTAAAAAAGGTTAAAAATGTTCTTGAACCTGTTTTGGGCGGTGCAAAAGTGGTATCTGTAAGAAAATCTCCAGTGAAGGACATTTTTGAGGTTGTTATTGAAGCAAGGGGAAGAAAGATTCCTGTTTATATTGACTGCTCCCTCAACTTCCTAATTACAGGGGAGATAATCGACCTGAAAGCAAAGAAAAGTATAACGAGAGAAAGGGCGAGACAGCTTGCTAAGGAACAGACAGAAGAAAAGATGGCAAAGCTTGAGAAAGTACTGGGGAAAGAGAAGGTTGAAAAGCTAAAGAAAGCCCTTGGAGAGAGATTTACGGATATAAAGATAGTTGACCTTAAAAAAGTTCCAAAGAAATACCTGTTTGCTTATGGCAATCCTGCAGCAAAAATGACTGTGTATGTTGTAACAGACCCTGAATGTCCCTTCTGTGCTAAATTTGATACCCAGATGCAGGAAGTGCTGAAAAGCAGAAATGATGTAAAGTTTGAGGTGATTCTTTTCCCACTGCCTTTCCATAAGTATGCTCAGAAGATAGTTCAGAGAATTGTCTGTGAAAAGTCCATTGATAAAAAGAAAAAGATCTTAGAAGAGAGTTTTAAAGCTGTCAGAAATAGAGATGAGAAACAGTTAGAAAAGTTGGGAAAAGAGTGTGAGGAAGGTAAAAAGGCTATTGAGAAACATTTTGCTTTTGGTAGTGAAGCTGGTATTGGAGGAACACCAACACTTATCTTTCCGTACGGCATAATGATATCAGGATGGATGACTGCAGACCAGATAAATAAAGTGTTAGATGCGTTAAAATGA